One genomic segment of Macaca fascicularis isolate 582-1 chromosome 19, T2T-MFA8v1.1 includes these proteins:
- the GADD45B gene encoding growth arrest and DNA damage-inducible protein GADD45 beta: MTLEELVACDNAAQKMQTVTAAVEELLVAAQRQDRLTVGVYESAKLMNVDPDSVVLCLLAIDEEEEDDIALQIHFTLIQSFCCDNDINIMRVSGMQRLAQLLGEPAETQGTTEARDLHCLLVTNPHTDAWKSHGLVEVASYCEESRGNNQWVPYISLQER; the protein is encoded by the exons ATGACGCTGGAAGAGCTCGTGGCGTGCGACAACGCGGCGCAGAA GATGCAGACGGTGACCGCCGCGGTGGAGGAGCTGTTGGTGGCCGCTCAGCGCCAGGATCGCCTCACAGTGGGGGTGTACGAGTCGGCCAAGTTGATGAATGT GGACCCAGACAGCGTGGTCCTCTGCCTCTTGGCCAttgacgaggaggaggaggatgacaTCGCCCTGCAAATCCACTTCACGCTCATCCAGTCCTTCTGCTGCGACAACGACATTAACATCATGCGGGTGTCGGGCATGCAGCGCCTGGCACAGCTCCTGGGAGAGCCGGCCGAGACCCAGGGCACCACTGAGGCCCGAGACCTGCATTGTCTCCTGGTCACG AACCCTCACACGGACGCCTGGAAGAGCCACGGCTTGGTGGAGGTAGCCAGCTACTGCGAAGAAAGCCGGGGCAACAACCAGTGGGTGCCCTACATCTCTCTTCAGGAACGCTGA